The following proteins are encoded in a genomic region of Montipora foliosa isolate CH-2021 chromosome 8, ASM3666993v2, whole genome shotgun sequence:
- the LOC137968668 gene encoding gastrula zinc finger protein XlCGF7.1-like, which yields MDQQQPGPSRHSSLSCDVCQQGFTNQQNLVRHQTTVHTERSCHCPQCERTFNCQDNFHRHVQKCRKRRQDQCDNETPPAKQRRESHDCEDCGRRFEQALSPEQHRVQIHQPRWCTTCGEQFLGTRALTAHRRSDHPKPFECGQCGRTFARLNNHMSHQTAKQGAAPRQSGGGAAAAPVDEPPNWRAMADPTQYTSLPKEECSPLPYTNKNGHKSAHSFIATTIFTIGATFVCAIYNQLRWQPI from the coding sequence ATGGACCAGCAGCAGCCAGGACCAAGCAGACATAGCTCCCTTTCATGTGACGTCTGCCAGCAAGGGTTCACCAACCAACAAAACCTCGTTCGACACCAGACCACAGTTCACACTGAACGTTCGTGCCATTGTCCTCAGTGTGAACGAACATTCAATTGTCAAGACAACTTCCATCGACACGTCCAGAAGTGTCGAAAGCGCCGACAAGACCAATGTGACAATGAGACACCACCCGCCAAGCAGCGTCGGGAAAGTCATGACTGTGAGGACTGTGGCCGTAGGTTCGAGCAAGCCCTCAGTCCAGAACAACACCGGGTGCAGATCCACCAGCCTAGGTGGTGTACTACCTGCGGTGAACAGTTTCTTGGCACCCGTGCGCTGACGGCCCACCGACGGAGTGATCATCCCAAACCGTTTGAGTGTGGTCAGTGTGGGCGAACCTTTGCTCGTTTGAACAATCACATGAGTCACCAAACTGCAAAACAGGGTGCCGCTCCGAGACAGAGCGGTGGTGGTGCAGCAGCAGCCCCTGTGGATGAACCACCTAATTGGAGAGCCATGGCGGATCCCACACAGTATACATCCCTCCCCAAGGAAGAATGCAGTCCCTTACCTTATACAAACAAAAATGGGCACAAATCCGCACACAGTTTCATCGCAACAACCATCTTCACGATTGGTGCAACGTTCGTTTGCGCGATCTACAACCAGCTACGATGGCAACCCATTTGA